From Rana temporaria chromosome 4 unlocalized genomic scaffold, aRanTem1.1 chr4t, whole genome shotgun sequence, the proteins below share one genomic window:
- the LOC120921802 gene encoding myb-related transcription factor, partner of profilin-like — MTPTRRPRGLRLSGRGAAGGRRGRSSLCPMVPAERLVPSLESPGEGSSQHIERPQGRLPPFSEEENQVLVASYFQRHSQIRGLGISRASAPERERLWEQIAVAVSAVGGRARRTSDKVQKHLNDLVGRLRKLLGTWARQGYVTRWGVAPSHLSQLREYQRQLLDIISLETVVGAASQDDTDDIQHAQSPVSSPPGSPSGQQQPEEPPTQTEQVSPGK; from the exons ATGACCCCCACCAGAAGGCCCAGGGGTTTGAGGCTGTCAGGCCGTGGTGCGGCTGGAGGCAGGAGGGGTAGATCCTCCTTATGCCCAATGGTTCCTGCAGAAAGACTGGTGCCAAGCCTGGAGTCGCCAGGGGAGGGTTCATCCCAGCACATCGAAAGGCCACAAGGGCGTTTACCCCCCTTTTCCGAGGAGGAAAATCAAGTCCTTGTTGCAAGTTATTTCCAAAGACACTCCCAAATCCGGGGCCTGGGCATCTCCCGTGCGAGTGCTCCCGAAAGAGAACGCCTATGGGAGCAGATCGCTGTGGCAGTGAGTGCAGTGGGAGGCCGTGCTCGCCGTACCTCTGACAAGGTGCAGAAGCACTTAAATGACCTGGTGGGGCGGCTCAGGAAGTTACTGGGCACGTGGGCTCGCCAGGGGTATGTGACCAGGTGGGGTGTGGCTCCATCCCATCTGAGCCAGCTCAGGGAATATCAGAGGCAATTGCTGGATATCATCAGCCTGGAGACAGTTGTTGGTGCCGCTTCTCAGGATGACACTGATGATATCCAGCATG CCCAAAGTCCTGTGTCATCTCCCCCTGGCAGCCCCTCTGGCCAGCAACAACCCGAAGAGCCGCCCACACAGACTGAACAGGTCTCCCCTGGTAAGTAA